The Acidobacteriota bacterium genomic sequence CCTTATCCTGCGGGAAGAAATCGCTATCGAGACGCCCGTAGCTTGCCTGTGCCATCACCCTGGGACCAAAGAAACTTCTCGCTGCGGCTACCTGTGCTCTGCGTGCTTCAATCTGTTTGAGTGATCCTTTGAGGTCTGCGCGCGAGTTTATGGCATGATCCAGAGCCTTGGAAATGTCTGTGAGCGTAAAAGGTTCGATCTTCAGATCAAGCGGGGTGGGAGATAGCACCGTCTCGATCGGCAGCCCCATTGAGGCGTTCAGATTCCCCTGAGCCACTCTGACGTTGGACTCGGCCTGCACGACGGAAAGCTTTGCATTGGATACTTCCACCTTCGCTCTAAGGACGTCGGCAAGCGGGACGGCGCCCACGCTCTTGCGCGTCTCCGCAAGGCGGAGGTGTTCCTCGCTTCTACGAAGGTTCTTCCTTGCCACGGACAGCCCTTCCTGTGCCGCAAGCAAAGAGTAGTAAGACTGATGAACGGCAAAGATGACCTCGTCGTGGCTTCTTGAAGCATACTCTTCTACAGCGGCCTTGCTGGCAAGACTGGCTTGGTGCTGAGCGTTCCTCAGCCCGCTGTCATACAGGGTGTATCCGGCATTCACGGTTAAACTGTAAGAATCAATGGGGCCGACGACGGTAGTGAGACCCGGGAAGGAAAGGCCTTCGGGCAAGAAGGCGTGAGTTTCAAATTTCCTGTAGCCTGTCTGGAATGAAACTTCAGGGTAATAGGCTGCTTTTGCTGCTTGAGCCGCCTCGCCGGCTGCTATGATACCTTCAAGAATGGCCCTGTAATAAGGGTTCTTGTCCAGCGCCACATCCACGCACGCTTCGAGAGTCAATGTATTACTCGTCTGTTCTGATGCATAGGCCGACAGGAATGAGCCGATGAGCAGCAATAAACAGCAATACCGGTTTGTTTTTTGAAAGGCTCGGTGGATACGCATGATTTTATCTCCCTAAACCATAGTTTTCTTGAAGCGGAGAGCCGCAAGGCCAAGCGAGAGAAGAGCTAGAAGAAAGAGCCCCAGCATCTGAGGCCAGAGAAGATCGAACCCTATCCCTTTGAGGAAAACTCCGCGTATGATGACGAGGAAATATCGGATCGGATCCAGATATGTGATCCACTGAACCACGATGGGCATGTTGGCGATGGGGTAGAGGAACCCGGAGAGAAGCAGGGCAGGCTGGATGAAGAAGAAGCCTGTAAGCATTGCCTGTTGCTGAGTCCGGCAGATGGTGGAGATAAGGATGCCGATGCTCAACATGCTGACCAGGTATAGAAGCGTTGAGAGAAAGAGCAGGAGCCTGCTGCCGCGGATCGGGACTTCGAACCAGTAAACCGCCAGGAGGCTGATGAGTATGACGTCGAAGATCCCGATGAGCATGAAGGGGATTGTCTTTCCGAGGATGAACTCAACCCGCCTGATCGGCGTCACCATCACCTGCTCGATGGTTCCGATCTCTTTCTCGCGCACGACGGCCATTGAGGAAAGGGTCAATGTGATAACGGCAAGAAGGAGAGCGATGACTCCCGGAACGTAGAAATTCCGGCTTTCAAGATTCTCATTGAACCAGGCGCGACTCACAAGCGCCACATAACCTGGCCT encodes the following:
- a CDS encoding ABC transporter permease, translating into MFERLKHMLIKEFIQVFRDPRMRTVIFIAPLIQIIIFGYVVTTDVKNIRTAIYDPDNSYESREVIARFVASDYFKIVEYVSNDDQVKDLLDHGRVCLVLKFNKGFGEIMRSGRSAPLQLLLDGTDSNSTSIVLKYTARITEGLVRDPVIKAPSGSVRPGYVALVSRAWFNENLESRNFYVPGVIALLLAVITLTLSSMAVVREKEIGTIEQVMVTPIRRVEFILGKTIPFMLIGIFDVILISLLAVYWFEVPIRGSRLLLFLSTLLYLVSMLSIGILISTICRTQQQAMLTGFFFIQPALLLSGFLYPIANMPIVVQWITYLDPIRYFLVIIRGVFLKGIGFDLLWPQMLGLFLLALLSLGLAALRFKKTMV
- a CDS encoding TolC family protein — protein: MRIHRAFQKTNRYCCLLLLIGSFLSAYASEQTSNTLTLEACVDVALDKNPYYRAILEGIIAAGEAAQAAKAAYYPEVSFQTGYRKFETHAFLPEGLSFPGLTTVVGPIDSYSLTVNAGYTLYDSGLRNAQHQASLASKAAVEEYASRSHDEVIFAVHQSYYSLLAAQEGLSVARKNLRRSEEHLRLAETRKSVGAVPLADVLRAKVEVSNAKLSVVQAESNVRVAQGNLNASMGLPIETVLSPTPLDLKIEPFTLTDISKALDHAINSRADLKGSLKQIEARRAQVAAARSFFGPRVMAQASYGRLDSDFFPQDKDWAVGLVMQIPLFSYSRTHNLAKTRSELTQEELKHESLALSIKQEVWTNVSRMQEAWESIRMAETLRQDATESLRLANERYAAGAGTITDLLDAETNLARAELTYVQAVYNYRTAISRLRKSMGDL